One Chlamydia sp. DNA window includes the following coding sequences:
- a CDS encoding Ulp1 family isopeptidase, whose amino-acid sequence MLFPVHYVPTTPQTPSKQAFVKRGSPCLSLEKIVRIVLAIFLVIATLGLILLFYSFSELTSFSWICQKCCPSKEEIPLPLPSSPPPSPILPYTPPPIPSDLEKEIFPKKKPSLLPSLPSLDKEPLRDFFVPTPQILPKVEKPTIPSIFEHHFLDDLIYHKIPPTMLQSRIENMVKDWDNETISQCLCYFHTRYDRLIPIDLFPPATIFNFKKKIISLLKDKKAALEGEAIEGGLPFFCSEENYRRHLKNATVFPIFIWYHPVPKTHQQTMSMMQELGIQGVIGSSHWVIVIVDTATRFITYFDSLYSYIASPDEMLEILTPLAKELDIIYPASDGAEFFARIAANEVIQRHSGSSCGPWCCQFLQWYLEDPFVNPSDLISKNVEESYENLASFVQFCKKAMSPFSDLSWPSIDE is encoded by the coding sequence ATGTTATTCCCTGTTCATTACGTTCCCACAACACCCCAAACTCCCTCAAAACAGGCTTTTGTTAAAAGAGGGTCTCCGTGTCTCTCTTTGGAAAAGATTGTGCGCATCGTCTTAGCAATTTTCCTTGTGATCGCTACTTTAGGACTGATCCTTCTTTTCTATTCTTTTTCAGAGCTTACTTCTTTCTCTTGGATCTGCCAAAAATGCTGTCCCTCCAAGGAGGAAATTCCCCTCCCGCTTCCCTCATCACCTCCACCTTCTCCAATTTTGCCGTATACCCCCCCCCCCATCCCCAGTGACCTCGAGAAGGAAATCTTTCCTAAAAAAAAACCTTCTCTTTTGCCCTCGTTGCCTTCCCTCGATAAAGAGCCTTTACGAGATTTTTTTGTTCCAACACCTCAAATCTTACCTAAAGTCGAAAAGCCAACTATCCCGAGCATTTTCGAACACCACTTCTTGGACGATCTTATCTATCATAAGATTCCGCCGACAATGTTACAAAGCCGCATCGAAAATATGGTAAAAGACTGGGATAACGAGACCATATCCCAGTGTCTCTGCTATTTCCATACTCGGTATGATCGACTCATCCCCATCGATCTCTTCCCCCCAGCAACAATTTTCAATTTCAAAAAGAAAATTATTTCTTTACTCAAAGATAAAAAGGCTGCCTTAGAGGGGGAAGCTATCGAGGGAGGCCTTCCTTTTTTCTGTTCAGAAGAAAATTATCGCCGTCACTTAAAAAATGCGACAGTATTCCCTATATTTATATGGTACCATCCTGTTCCTAAAACACATCAGCAAACGATGTCAATGATGCAAGAACTCGGCATTCAGGGAGTCATAGGATCTAGCCACTGGGTGATAGTCATTGTAGATACAGCGACACGTTTTATTACTTACTTTGACAGCTTGTACAGCTACATAGCTTCTCCAGATGAGATGCTAGAGATACTCACACCTTTGGCTAAAGAATTGGATATTATCTACCCTGCCTCAGACGGTGCCGAGTTCTTTGCACGCATAGCTGCTAATGAAGTTATCCAAAGACATTCAGGGTCGAGTTGCGGCCCTTGGTGTTGTCAGTTCTTGCAATGGTACTTGGAAGATCCTTTTGTCAATCCTTCGGATCTTATTTCTAAAAACGTCGAAGAAAGTTACGAAAACTTAGCTTCTTTTGTGCAGTTTTGTAAGAAGGCTATGAGCCCGTTCTCAGATCTTTCCTGGCCTTCTATCGACGAATAG
- a CDS encoding site-specific tyrosine recombinase XerD has product MSALSSFHKQLLEQFTIFLSVDRGLSSLSVQAYCQDISLFLQRVPIKDMGMINQESVFIFVEKCHEAKESETTLARRLIALKVFFHFLKDANLIHQPLFIEHPKIWKRLPSILSTEEVNSLLNQPLNIPHLNGYIASRDAAILYTFYATGIRVSELCDLCIGDISDDFIRVTGKGRKTRLIPISAKARYVIDIYLSSFREQLQKKNPSEDHLFLSIRGKKLERSCIWKRVTFYAKFVTTKHISPHSLRHAFATHLLNNQADLRIIQEMLGHSRISSTEIYTHVASESVIEKFHAYHPRDL; this is encoded by the coding sequence ATGTCCGCACTTTCTTCTTTTCATAAACAGCTATTAGAGCAGTTCACGATTTTTCTTTCTGTCGATAGAGGACTTTCCTCTTTATCCGTTCAAGCCTATTGCCAAGATATCTCTCTTTTCTTGCAACGCGTACCTATCAAAGATATGGGGATGATCAATCAAGAAAGTGTGTTTATTTTTGTAGAAAAATGTCATGAAGCAAAAGAGTCTGAGACTACTCTAGCTCGTCGATTGATTGCCTTAAAAGTTTTCTTTCATTTCCTAAAAGATGCCAACCTGATCCATCAGCCACTCTTCATAGAGCATCCGAAAATCTGGAAACGACTTCCTTCTATCCTTTCAACAGAAGAGGTCAACTCTCTGTTAAATCAGCCTCTCAACATCCCCCATTTAAATGGCTACATAGCAAGCAGGGATGCTGCCATCCTTTACACATTCTACGCGACAGGGATTCGTGTATCAGAGCTTTGCGATCTTTGTATTGGAGATATCAGTGATGATTTTATCCGCGTGACTGGAAAGGGAAGAAAGACTCGCCTCATCCCCATCAGCGCCAAAGCTAGATATGTTATTGATATCTATCTCTCTTCATTTAGAGAGCAATTACAAAAAAAGAATCCCTCTGAAGACCACTTATTTTTATCTATCAGAGGGAAAAAATTAGAACGTTCCTGTATCTGGAAACGTGTTACCTTTTACGCAAAATTTGTTACTACAAAACACATTTCCCCACATTCTTTACGACATGCGTTCGCTACCCATCTACTCAACAACCAAGCAGATCTTCGCATTATCCAAGAAATGCTTGGCCATTCTCGCATTTCTTCTACAGAAATTTACACACATGTGGCATCGGAGAGCGTCATTGAGAAATTTCACGCCTATCACCCTAGGGATCTCTAG
- a CDS encoding Ulp1 family isopeptidase translates to MKISYTAPQQISVPSTTSSQTTYPKITADTSFKNASLCSKITKLILAILLVIFTCGFILCSYRFRDLLDINLKTPGHIILQLENLTTDSLSTWDNEHLFQFSCYIHTTNRNILPLDICTPITKFNFQEVITNFLINRQMIVLGVTDFTCPPTCTPENYQRLLTDTSVFPFILWHDPSANTQEEMLQKMDKVIQSGQVGNSHWVLIIVDLRYRKLTFFDSLYKYVAGPEQIQQQLQELAGTLGSIYPEGGNTNAENSPFEVCIGSTMKVQNLGEFSCGAWCCQFLQWYMENPEFSLEDKVSQNLLQRRADLADFIQQSQHHMAQFSSLSWPS, encoded by the coding sequence ATGAAAATAAGCTATACTGCACCCCAACAAATTTCTGTTCCTTCCACCACATCTTCACAAACTACATATCCAAAAATTACCGCTGATACATCCTTTAAAAACGCTTCTTTATGCAGTAAAATTACTAAACTCATCTTAGCCATCCTCCTCGTTATCTTCACATGCGGATTCATCCTTTGTTCCTACCGATTCCGTGATCTCTTAGATATAAATCTCAAAACACCAGGGCATATAATCCTACAGTTAGAAAATCTCACAACAGATTCGCTTTCTACTTGGGACAATGAGCATCTATTCCAATTCTCGTGTTATATCCACACAACAAATAGAAACATCCTGCCTCTGGATATTTGTACTCCTATTACCAAATTCAATTTCCAAGAAGTTATCACTAACTTCTTGATTAACAGACAAATGATCGTACTCGGAGTTACTGATTTTACCTGTCCTCCTACCTGTACGCCAGAAAACTACCAACGTCTCTTAACAGACACCTCCGTCTTCCCTTTCATCTTATGGCATGATCCTTCTGCAAACACGCAAGAAGAGATGCTGCAGAAAATGGATAAAGTAATCCAGTCCGGACAAGTTGGAAATAGTCACTGGGTATTGATTATTGTAGACTTGCGCTATCGAAAACTTACATTCTTCGATAGCTTGTATAAATATGTAGCTGGTCCTGAGCAAATCCAACAACAATTACAGGAACTTGCAGGAACTCTTGGGTCTATTTACCCAGAAGGAGGGAATACCAACGCAGAAAACTCTCCTTTCGAAGTCTGTATCGGATCCACAATGAAAGTCCAAAACCTTGGAGAATTCAGTTGTGGAGCCTGGTGCTGTCAGTTCTTACAATGGTATATGGAGAACCCTGAATTCTCTCTAGAGGATAAGGTTTCTCAAAACCTGCTCCAAAGAAGGGCAGACCTCGCTGACTTCATTCAACAATCACAGCATCACATGGCTCAGTTCTCGTCTTTAAGCTGGCCATCCTAA
- the glgB gene encoding 1,4-alpha-glucan branching protein GlgB, translating to MDPFFLNTQHVELLVSGKQSCPQDLLGIVSESVNQDRIVLFRPGAKTVFVEIQGKIHQAEPHHSGIFSLPVMKGISPQDYRVYRQNGLLAHDPYAFPLLWGEMDSFLFHEGVHQNIYERMGAIPCEIGGVPGVRFVVWAPHAQRVSVIGDFNGWHGLVNPLHKVSDQGVWELFVPGLTAGACYKWEMVTESGQVLIKSDPYGNFFGPPPKSVSVVIDDLYEWRDQEWLEGRVERNEGPMNIYEVHAGSWKWQEGKLLNYRELADQLVLYCKQMHYTHIELLPVTEHPLNESWGYQTTGYYAPTNRYGSFEDLQYFIDTLHQNGIGVILDWVPGHFPIDSFAMSDFDGTPLYEYTRNPSPLHPHWHTYTFDYAKPEVCNFLLGSALFWIEKMHIDGIRVDAVSSMLYLDYGRSIGEWVPNRYGGRENLDAIRFLQQLNTVIHERYPGVLTFAEESTTFPKVTGSVEDGGLGFDYKWNMGWMHDTLHYFEKDFPYRPYHQNDLVFPQWYAFSERFLLSFSHDEVVHGKRSLIGKMPGDAWRQFAQLRALLGYQICQPGKKLLFMGGEFGQGREWAMNRELDWELLDIPYHQGVQTCSQELNALYVNTPQLWKGDHLPQTFRWVDFSDVRNGVVAYLRFASDDTKNALLCVHHFGVGYFPHYLLPVPALESCDLLMNTDDLRFEGSGKGFREPKILTPDELKEKKASAGQVDSCNHESSAAWGLDIEMPPSATLIFSVMLQ from the coding sequence GTGGATCCTTTTTTCTTAAATACCCAGCACGTGGAGCTCCTCGTTTCAGGGAAGCAGAGTTGCCCACAAGATCTTTTAGGAATTGTTTCAGAGAGTGTGAATCAGGATCGGATTGTTCTTTTTCGTCCTGGAGCAAAGACTGTTTTTGTTGAAATACAAGGGAAGATCCATCAGGCAGAGCCTCACCATTCGGGGATTTTTTCTCTTCCTGTAATGAAAGGGATTTCTCCTCAAGATTATCGCGTTTATCGTCAAAATGGTCTGTTAGCGCATGATCCTTATGCTTTCCCTCTGCTTTGGGGAGAAATGGATTCTTTTCTTTTTCATGAAGGGGTTCATCAGAATATCTACGAGCGTATGGGAGCTATTCCTTGTGAAATTGGCGGGGTTCCTGGAGTGAGGTTTGTAGTTTGGGCTCCTCATGCTCAGCGAGTTTCTGTTATTGGGGATTTTAATGGTTGGCATGGGCTTGTTAACCCTCTTCATAAAGTTTCAGATCAAGGAGTTTGGGAATTATTTGTCCCTGGTCTGACAGCTGGTGCTTGTTACAAATGGGAAATGGTTACAGAATCTGGGCAGGTTCTTATTAAATCAGATCCTTATGGTAATTTTTTCGGTCCTCCTCCAAAAAGCGTTTCTGTTGTTATAGATGATCTTTATGAATGGCGTGATCAAGAATGGTTAGAAGGGCGTGTTGAAAGGAACGAAGGACCCATGAATATTTATGAGGTACATGCGGGGTCCTGGAAATGGCAAGAAGGCAAGCTTTTGAATTATAGAGAGCTTGCGGACCAGTTAGTTCTTTATTGTAAGCAGATGCATTATACGCATATAGAGTTACTGCCTGTAACAGAACACCCTTTAAATGAGTCTTGGGGCTATCAAACAACAGGGTATTATGCTCCCACAAACCGTTACGGCTCTTTTGAAGATTTACAATATTTTATAGATACTCTGCATCAGAATGGTATTGGGGTAATTTTAGATTGGGTACCTGGGCATTTTCCTATCGATTCTTTTGCTATGAGTGATTTTGATGGTACTCCGCTATATGAGTATACTAGAAATCCTAGTCCATTGCATCCTCACTGGCACACATATACCTTTGATTATGCTAAACCGGAGGTTTGTAATTTTTTATTGGGGAGTGCTCTTTTCTGGATAGAGAAAATGCATATAGATGGAATTCGTGTTGATGCTGTTTCATCTATGTTGTACTTGGATTATGGAAGGTCTATTGGAGAGTGGGTTCCCAATCGCTATGGTGGTAGAGAAAACCTAGATGCTATTCGGTTTCTTCAACAGTTGAATACAGTAATTCATGAAAGGTACCCAGGCGTGTTGACTTTTGCTGAAGAGTCTACAACTTTCCCTAAGGTTACAGGATCCGTGGAAGACGGGGGATTAGGATTTGATTACAAATGGAATATGGGGTGGATGCATGATACTTTGCATTATTTTGAAAAAGATTTTCCATACCGCCCATATCATCAAAACGATTTAGTTTTCCCTCAATGGTACGCTTTTAGTGAAAGATTTTTACTATCGTTTTCACATGACGAGGTAGTTCATGGGAAACGGAGTTTGATTGGAAAAATGCCGGGGGATGCTTGGAGGCAGTTTGCTCAGTTGCGTGCACTGTTAGGCTATCAGATCTGTCAACCAGGGAAGAAGCTACTCTTCATGGGGGGAGAGTTCGGTCAAGGACGGGAGTGGGCCATGAATCGTGAATTGGATTGGGAGTTATTGGATATCCCTTATCACCAAGGAGTGCAGACATGCTCTCAAGAGCTTAATGCTCTATATGTAAATACTCCACAATTGTGGAAAGGAGACCATTTACCACAGACTTTTCGTTGGGTAGATTTCAGCGATGTACGTAACGGCGTGGTTGCCTATTTACGTTTTGCCAGTGACGATACGAAGAATGCACTCCTTTGTGTGCATCATTTCGGGGTAGGCTATTTCCCACATTATCTGTTACCAGTACCTGCTTTAGAATCGTGCGATCTGCTTATGAATACAGATGATCTAAGATTTGAAGGATCTGGAAAAGGATTTCGGGAACCCAAGATTCTCACTCCGGACGAGCTAAAAGAAAAGAAAGCTTCTGCGGGACAAGTCGATTCTTGTAATCATGAAAGCAGCGCTGCTTGGGGCTTAGATATTGAGATGCCTCCGTCAGCAACGCTGATTTTTTCTGTGATGCTGCAGTAA